CGTGCAGCCCCCAGCGCAGGACGACCGACGCCGTGGTGCTCGGGATCTGCCGACCGCCCGGGGTGCCCACGACGAGGACGGGACGGTAGTCGTCGTCGACCACCATCGACGGCGCGCTCCACGACACCGACCGTCGGCCTGCCTCGGGCTCGTTGGCGTCCGAGACCCCGATCGCGAAGAAGCGCGACAGCTGGTCGTTGAGGAAGTAGCCGTCCAGGTAGCGCCCGCTGCCCCAGAAGCTGGTGAGGGTGTTGGTCATCGAGACCCCGACGCCGTCCTCGTCGACCACCGAGATGTGGGTGGTGTTCGGCGCGCTGTCGTAGGGGTCGGCGACCGCCGCCACGCCCCCGTCACCGTCGTAGAGGTCCGCGGCCAGCAAGGCGTTGGCCTCCTGGTCGGTGATGCGTCCCACCGGTACGTCCACGAACGCCGGGTCGCCCAGCTCCTCCTGCACCGTCCGGTCTGCCACCAGCCACGCCTGGGAGAGCCGGTCCACGAACGCGGCGGAGTCGGGGTCGACGTCACCGATGCCGCCGGCCTCGGCGATCTGCGCCATCTGCACGATGGCGGCGCCCGGCAGCGGCGGGGCCCCGGACAGGAGGATGTGCCCGGCCAGGTCGCCGGCCGCGGGGGCGGACACCTGGACCTCGTAGCCCTCCAGCGTGCCGGCGTCCAGCCCCGGGACACCGGCGACCCGGTCGGACAGGGAGCCGGTGTAGAAGGACGGCGCGCCCTCCTCGGCCAGGGTCCGCATCGTCGCGGCCAGGTCGGTCTGGACGAGGGGGTCACCGGCCTGCAGCGGCGCCCCGCCGGACCGGAAGTGCGGCAGGTCGCGGGTGGCCTCCTCGCCGAAGGGGGTCCTCAGCGCCTCGGCGACGAAGTCCGACACGGGGTGCCCGTCCTCGGCGACGGTGATGGCCGGCTCCAGCAGCACCTCCCAGGGGAGCTCGCCGTGCTCCTCGTGCAGCCGGTGCATGCCGGCGACGAAGCCCGGCACGCCGACACCGTCCTCCGGGACCTCGCCCTGCGCATTGACCACCTCGCGGTAGTCGTAGTTGACCGCCTCCCCGTCGGCGGCGACGATCGCGACGCCCCCGCCGCCGATGCCCGACGAGGACGGCTGGGTCACCGCGTCGGTGAACGCCGCCGCGATCGCGGCGTCCACCGCCGACCCGCCCTGCTCGAGCATCTGCATACCGGCCTCCGCGGCCAGGGGATGTCCGGCGCTCACGCCGCTGGCGCCGAGCGCGGGCGGCGGCGGCTCCGGTGCCGAGGTGCTGGGTGCGGCCTCCGGGGGAGCGGGCTCGGTGGTGGTCGTGCTCGCGTCGTCCTCCGGCGCGCCGGTGGTGGCCGCCGGGGGCTCGGCCGCCGTGGTCGGCGCCGCCTCGGGTGCGGGGTCGCCGCCGCTGCAGCCGGCGGTGAGGACGACGAGCGCCACCACGGCGGCGGGGAGGGTAGGACGAGGGGTCACGACAGGCGCTCCTGCGAGGGTCGGGGGGTGGGTGCGGTCGACCGCAGCCACGGCGTGCGCAGCAGGCGCTCCAGCGGTCCGCTCCTCCCCTCACGCTGCCACACCACGGCGAGCGCCAGCAGGCCGGCCCACAGCAGGGTGGCGGTGAGCACGCCGACGAGGAAGGGGAAGCCGTCCTCCGGCTTGATGAGGGCCAGGACGAGCACGTGCAGGACGTAGAGGGTGAGGGCCATCGTGCCGCCGCCGGCCAGCCACCGGCTGACCCGGCCGCGCACGCCCCACCGCAGGCAGGCGCCCACGACGAAGCAGGCGCCGGCCGTCGCGCTGACGATCCACAGCGGCATCTGGCCGTGGCCGACGCCGGTGAGGATGCGGGTCCACCCGACGTCCGCCTCCGGCCCCAGGGCGGAGTAGGCCAGGTCGGCCAGGATGAAGCTGGCGAGCGCGGTCGTGCCGCCCCACAGCATCAGCCGGCGTTGCACCAGGGGGTCGCCGAGCGCGGTCCGCGACAGCCACAGGCCGGCGAGGAAGGGCACCGACCAGCTGGCCAGCGGGTAGGGCCCGGCGATGAGCAGCGAGTGGACGACCTCGTCCCGGGGCGTCAGCAGGCTGACCGCTCCCTGGGCGTGCCCGTGGACCTCCAGGTCGTGCCAGACGATCCACAGCGGGCCGGCCACGGTGAGGACGCCGGCCACCGTGAGGAGGTGGCGCGAGGACAGCCGCCACGCCAGGGGGGCGAGCAGGAACAGCAGGGCGTAGGTCGTGAGGATGACGCTCACGCTGCTGGTGAGGGTCTGCAGCACCAGCCCGAGGGCCAGGAGCAGGACGATGCGCCAGGACAGCTCGCGCCACCGGCGGGCCCCGGTGCGGCCGCGCAGGAAGAAGCCCATGCCGATCCCGGCGATCGTCACGAAGAGGACCGAGGCCCGGCCGTAGGGGAGGAGGTAGAGCCGTTGCAGGAGGGAGTCGACCTGGATCGGCCCGACGTTGACGACGATCATGCCGATGATGGCCAGGCCACGGGCGACGTCGAGCCCGTGCAGCCGTGCGGGGCGTGGCGTCGGGCCTGGTTCAGCAGTGGTCATCGGCGTCCCGGGTGGAGGGCGGAGTGCGGGCCGCGGACAGGGAGCCGTCGGCACCGGGGCTCCAGTCTACGGCGCGGCAGGCTCCTCACCGGGCAGGCGCCGGACCTCGGGACGGTGCCTGCTCAGAGCTCGGGCGGCGTCTCGAAGAGGTCCACCCGCGCCGGGGCGAGGATGGACCGGGAGACGTTCTTGAAGTCGAAGCGGTCGAGGATGCGGGCGGCGTCCTCGTCGCTGAGGTCGTAGGCGTGCGCGAGCATCCGCACGTGCTCGGTGTAGAACGCGTGCAGCTTGTCGACGCCCTTGATGAACTCCAGCTCCTTGGCCACCCGGTGGACCGTAACGAGGCCGTCTGGCCGTGGGGTGGACGCGACATGAACGTTGGGTCGCAGGACCCGACTGGACACCGGTGGCACCGGTGCAGTGGGGTAGGCCGGTGACCAATCTGCTGCACCTGCGCGCCGCCGGCACCTCCCTCGTCCTCGACCTGGCCGACGACCTGCTCCCGGTGGTCCGCCACTGGGGGAGGGACCTCGGCGAGCTCTCCGACGAGGACCTCGCGGCGGTCGTCACCGCGGGCCGCGTCGCCCACGGGGACAGTCCTTTCGACACCGCCGACCAGGTCAGCCTGCTGCCCGAGCACGCCCGCGCCTGGCTCGGCCGGCCCGGGGTCGAGGGGTCCCGGCAGGGGCGCGACTGGTCGCCCGCCTTCCGGACGGAGGGGCCCGCCGAGGTCTCGACCGGGTCCGACGGCACGCAGCGGGTGCTCGTGCGCGCGGCGGACGCCACGGCATACCTCGCCGTCGTGCTCGAGCTCGAGCTGCACCCGGGCGGGTTGCTGCGCACCCGGGTCACCCTGACCAACACCGGTGAGGAGACGTATGACGTGGGGGCCGTCCGCGTCGCGCTGCCGGTGCCGGAGCGGGCCGGGGAGCTGCTGGACTTCGCCGGGCGGCACACCATGGAGCGGGTGCCGCAGCGCCAGCCCTTCGACATCGGCGTGCACAGCCGGGAGGTGCGGACCGGCCGCACGGGCCTGGACGCGGTGCACCTGCTGTGCGCGGGGGAGCCGGGCTTCGGGTTCGGGCACGGGCAGGTCTGGGCGGTGCACCTGGGGTGGAGCGGCAACCAGAGCACCTACGCCGAGCGGCTCTTCAACGGCTCCCGGGTCCTGGGGTCGGGGGAGCGGCTCGAGCACGGCGAGGTGCGCCTGGGCGCGGGCGAGGAGCTGACCACCCCGTGGCTGCACGCCGCGCACGGCACCGGCCTGGACGAGGTGGCCGCGCGCTTCCACGCGTGGCTGCGCAGCCGGCCGCACCACCCCACCCGGCCCCGCCCGGTCACCGTCAACAACTGGGAGGCGACCTACTTCGACCACGACCTGGACCGGCTGCGTGACCTCGTGGACCGCGGTGCCCGGGTGGGCGCCGAGCGCTTCGTGCTCGACGACGGGTGGTTCGGCGGGCGCCGTGACGACACGACCAGCCTGGGTGACTGGGTGGTCTCCCCGGACGTCTGGCCGCAGGGGCTGGACCCCCTCGTCGAGCACGTGCACGCCGCCGGGATGGAGTTCGGTCTCTGGGTGGAGCCCGAGATGGTGAGCATGGACTCCGACCTGGCCCGGGCGCACCCGGAGTGGATCTTCTCCGCCGGGGGCCGGCGCGGCCTGGAGTCGCGCCAGCAGCACGTGCTCGACCTCGGCCACGCGGGCGCCTACGCCCACGTCCGCGACCAGCTGCTCGCGCTGCTCGGGCGCTACGACATCGCCTACCTCAAGTGGGACCACAACCGCTACCTCAACGACGCCGGCCACACCCCGGGCGGCGAACCGGGCGTGCGGGCGCACACCCTCGCCGTCTACCGGCTCATGGACGAGCTGCTGGCCGCCCACCCCGGGCTGGAGATCGAGTCCTGCTCCGCCGGCGGCGGGCGCGTCGACCTCGGCGTCCTGGAGCGCACGGTGCGGGTCTGGGCCTCGGACTGCATCGACCCGCTGGAGCGTCAGCAGATCCAGCGCGGCACCCTGCTCCTGCTGCCGCCCGAGCTGGTCGGCACCCACATCGCCTCCGGCCGGTCCCACACCACCGGCCGCCGGCACGACCTGGACTTCCGTGCCGGGACGGCCCTGTGGGGGCACCTCGGGATCGAGTGGGACCTCGCCACCTGCACCGAGGCCGAGCTCGCCGAGCTGGCCGCCTGGGTGGCCTTCCACCGCACGCACCGGGAGCTGCTGCATACCGGTCGGGTCGTCAACGGCGACCACCACGACGAGGTGACCTGGGTCCACGGGACCGTGGCGCAGGACCGCTCCGAGGCGCTCTTCCAGGTCGCCGCGCTGGCGCGGCCCGCCACCACCGGTCCGCACCGGGTGCGGCTGCCCGGCCTCGACCCGGACGCGCGCTACCGGGTGACCCTGGAGCGGCCCGGCCGGGAGCCGCTGGCGGCCGGGCCGGGGGTGGTGCCCTGGGCGGTGGACGGGATCGTGCTGCCCGGCCGGGTCCTCGCCGAGGCCGGCCTGCCGATGCAGCCCATGGACCCCGAGCACGGCCAGATCTGGCGCGCGGCCCGGGCGTAGGCTGACCGGATGGCACCAGCACCGGGACGCACCTGGGCCGGCAACCTCGCCTACTCGGCCGAGGAGCTCGTCGAGCCCACCAGCACCGGGCAGCTCGCCGAGGTCATGGCTGGGGCGGGGCGTGTCCGGCTGCTCGGCTCACGGCACTCCTTCAACCGGATCGCCGACACGACCGGCACCCTGGTCGGCCTGCGCCGGCTGCCGGCCGAGGTCGAGCTCGACGGCGAGCGACGCGTGGTCCGTGCCGGGGCCGGCCTGACCTACGGCGACGTGGGCGCGCGCATCCAGGAGCAGGGCTGGGCGCTGCACGCGATGGCCTCGCTGCCGCACATCACCGTCGGGGGAGCGGTCGCCACCGGTTCCCACGGCTCGGGGGACGGCGCCGCGTCGCTGGCCGACGGGGTGTCGGCGGTGGAGATCGTCACCACCGAGGGCGCTCACGTGCGGCTGGAGCGGGGGGACGCCGACTTCGGGGGCGCCGTGGTGTCCCTGGGCATGCTCGGCGCGGTCACCGTGCTGGAGCTGGACGTCGAGCCGACCTACGAGGTGGCGCAGACCGTCTACGAGGGCCTGACCTGGGACCGGGTGGTCGAGGACCTGGACGCCGTCACCGGGCTGGGCACGAGCGTGTCCGTCTTCACCGACTGGCGGGACCCGGACCGGACGACCCAGGTGTGGGTGAAGGAGCGGGTGGACGACCCCGGATCGCGCAGGGCGGACCCGGCGGACCTCGGCCTGCGGCCGGCGGACGGCCCACGGCACATGATCCGGGGCGGGTCACCCGAGCACTGCACCCGGCAGGGCGGCGTGCCCGGGCCCTGGCTGGACCGGCTGCCGCACTTCCGGATGGGCTTCACCCCCTCGGCGGGGGACGAGCTGCAGTCCGAGTGGCTGCTGCCGCGCCGGGCGGTCGGGCCGGCGCTGGACCGGCTGCGGCGGATGTCGGGTGAGCTCGCCGGGCTGGCCATGAGCGCGGAGATGCGCACCGTCTCCCGGGGCCGGCAGTGGCTCGACCCCGCCCAGGAGGACAGCGTGGCCTTCCACTTCACCTGGCGCCCCGCGCAGCCCGCCGTCGAGGCGTTCCTCCCGCGGATCGAGGAGGGGCTCGACCCGCTGGGGGCACGGCCGCACTGGGGCAAGCTGTTCGACGAGCGCGCCCTCGCGGGGCGGGTCGACGACCTCTACCCGCGGCGTGGGGCGTTCTCGGAGCTGGCGGCACGACTGGACCCGCGCGGCGCGCTGCGCAACGACTTCGTGGAGAGGGTAGGACTGTGACGGACGAGGTGACCTGGTCGCCGGCGGCGACCGACGAGGACGTCGAGCCGGGCCTGCGGGCGGCCTTCGCCGCCGAGCTCGGGGGTGCCCCGGACGGCGTGTGGGCGGCCCCCGGACGCATCAACCTCATCGGCGAGCACACCGACTACAACGGCGGGTGGTGCCTGCCCTTCGCCCTGGCGCACCGCACCTACTGCGCCGTCCGGACGCGGGCGGACGGCCGGCTGCGCGTCGCGTCCCGGCAGGCGCCCGGTCAGGCCTGGGAGGGCGAGGTGACCCAGATCCGGCCAGGGTCCCCGGGGGGCTGGGTGGCCTACGTCGCAGGGGCCGTCGCGAGCCTGGCCGGCCGGGCGGGCGGGCCGGTCGGCGCGGACATCCTCGTGGACGGCCGGGTGCCGCTCGGCGCGGGCCTGTCCTCCTCGGCCGCGCTGTCCTGCTCCGGCGCCCTGGCGCTGGCGGACCTGGTGCCGGGTCTGGCCACCCTCGACCGCGCCGAGCTCGCGCAGGCGTGCGTGCGGGCGGAGAACGACTACGCCGGTGCGGCGACCGGGGGGATGGACCAGACCGTCTCGCTGCGCGCGGTGGACGGTCACGCCCTGCTCATCGACTGCAGCGACTTCTCCCTCACCCCGGTGGCGTGGACGCTGCCCGACCACGAGGTGCTCGTCATCGACACCCGGGCCCACCACAGCCTCGCGGACGGGCAGTACGCCGCCCGCCGCGACACCTGCGACCGCGCCTGCCGCACCCTCGGGGTCGAGAGCCTGCGCGAGCTGCACGGGGCGGACGTGGACGGCGTGCTGGGCCGGCTCGAGGGCGACGCGGAGGCGCAGCGGCGGGTGCGGCACGTGCTGACCGAGAACACCCGGGTGCACGACCTGGTCGCGGCGTTGGCCGCGGAGGACGCGGACGAGGTCGGCCGGCTCATGGTGGCCTCGCACGTGTCGCTCCGGGACGACTACGAGGTCTCCTGCCGCGAGCTCGACCTCGCGGTGGACGCGGCACAGCGGGCCGGTGCGACCGGCGCGCGGATGACCGGCGGCGGCTTCGGTGGCTCGGCGCTGGCGCTGGTGCCCAGGGACGGTGGCGAGGACGTCGCCCTGGCGGTGCACGCGGCGTTCCTCGCCGAGGGTCTGGAGGCCCCCCACCTGCTCCGGGCCACGCCGAGCGCGCCCGCGCACCGGGTCAGCTGACCGCGGCTCAGCGGGTGACGAGGGCGGCGGCCTGGCGGGCGATCTCCCACTCCTCCGCCGTCGGTATGACGTAGCCCAAGACGCGGCTGTCCGCGGTGGTGATGCGGGTCTCGCCGTCGGCGGCGGCGTTGGCGGATGCGTCCAGGAGCACGCCGAACCCGGCCAGCCGCTCGAGGACGGCCG
This genomic window from Serinicoccus chungangensis contains:
- a CDS encoding alpha-galactosidase, translating into MTNLLHLRAAGTSLVLDLADDLLPVVRHWGRDLGELSDEDLAAVVTAGRVAHGDSPFDTADQVSLLPEHARAWLGRPGVEGSRQGRDWSPAFRTEGPAEVSTGSDGTQRVLVRAADATAYLAVVLELELHPGGLLRTRVTLTNTGEETYDVGAVRVALPVPERAGELLDFAGRHTMERVPQRQPFDIGVHSREVRTGRTGLDAVHLLCAGEPGFGFGHGQVWAVHLGWSGNQSTYAERLFNGSRVLGSGERLEHGEVRLGAGEELTTPWLHAAHGTGLDEVAARFHAWLRSRPHHPTRPRPVTVNNWEATYFDHDLDRLRDLVDRGARVGAERFVLDDGWFGGRRDDTTSLGDWVVSPDVWPQGLDPLVEHVHAAGMEFGLWVEPEMVSMDSDLARAHPEWIFSAGGRRGLESRQQHVLDLGHAGAYAHVRDQLLALLGRYDIAYLKWDHNRYLNDAGHTPGGEPGVRAHTLAVYRLMDELLAAHPGLEIESCSAGGGRVDLGVLERTVRVWASDCIDPLERQQIQRGTLLLLPPELVGTHIASGRSHTTGRRHDLDFRAGTALWGHLGIEWDLATCTEAELAELAAWVAFHRTHRELLHTGRVVNGDHHDEVTWVHGTVAQDRSEALFQVAALARPATTGPHRVRLPGLDPDARYRVTLERPGREPLAAGPGVVPWAVDGIVLPGRVLAEAGLPMQPMDPEHGQIWRAARA
- the galK gene encoding galactokinase — translated: MTDEVTWSPAATDEDVEPGLRAAFAAELGGAPDGVWAAPGRINLIGEHTDYNGGWCLPFALAHRTYCAVRTRADGRLRVASRQAPGQAWEGEVTQIRPGSPGGWVAYVAGAVASLAGRAGGPVGADILVDGRVPLGAGLSSSAALSCSGALALADLVPGLATLDRAELAQACVRAENDYAGAATGGMDQTVSLRAVDGHALLIDCSDFSLTPVAWTLPDHEVLVIDTRAHHSLADGQYAARRDTCDRACRTLGVESLRELHGADVDGVLGRLEGDAEAQRRVRHVLTENTRVHDLVAALAAEDADEVGRLMVASHVSLRDDYEVSCRELDLAVDAAQRAGATGARMTGGGFGGSALALVPRDGGEDVALAVHAAFLAEGLEAPHLLRATPSAPAHRVS
- a CDS encoding acyltransferase family protein translates to MTTAEPGPTPRPARLHGLDVARGLAIIGMIVVNVGPIQVDSLLQRLYLLPYGRASVLFVTIAGIGMGFFLRGRTGARRWRELSWRIVLLLALGLVLQTLTSSVSVILTTYALLFLLAPLAWRLSSRHLLTVAGVLTVAGPLWIVWHDLEVHGHAQGAVSLLTPRDEVVHSLLIAGPYPLASWSVPFLAGLWLSRTALGDPLVQRRLMLWGGTTALASFILADLAYSALGPEADVGWTRILTGVGHGQMPLWIVSATAGACFVVGACLRWGVRGRVSRWLAGGGTMALTLYVLHVLVLALIKPEDGFPFLVGVLTATLLWAGLLALAVVWQREGRSGPLERLLRTPWLRSTAPTPRPSQERLS
- a CDS encoding FAD-binding protein, with the translated sequence MAPAPGRTWAGNLAYSAEELVEPTSTGQLAEVMAGAGRVRLLGSRHSFNRIADTTGTLVGLRRLPAEVELDGERRVVRAGAGLTYGDVGARIQEQGWALHAMASLPHITVGGAVATGSHGSGDGAASLADGVSAVEIVTTEGAHVRLERGDADFGGAVVSLGMLGAVTVLELDVEPTYEVAQTVYEGLTWDRVVEDLDAVTGLGTSVSVFTDWRDPDRTTQVWVKERVDDPGSRRADPADLGLRPADGPRHMIRGGSPEHCTRQGGVPGPWLDRLPHFRMGFTPSAGDELQSEWLLPRRAVGPALDRLRRMSGELAGLAMSAEMRTVSRGRQWLDPAQEDSVAFHFTWRPAQPAVEAFLPRIEEGLDPLGARPHWGKLFDERALAGRVDDLYPRRGAFSELAARLDPRGALRNDFVERVGL
- a CDS encoding gamma-glutamyltransferase yields the protein MTPRPTLPAAVVALVVLTAGCSGGDPAPEAAPTTAAEPPAATTGAPEDDASTTTTEPAPPEAAPSTSAPEPPPPALGASGVSAGHPLAAEAGMQMLEQGGSAVDAAIAAAFTDAVTQPSSSGIGGGGVAIVAADGEAVNYDYREVVNAQGEVPEDGVGVPGFVAGMHRLHEEHGELPWEVLLEPAITVAEDGHPVSDFVAEALRTPFGEEATRDLPHFRSGGAPLQAGDPLVQTDLAATMRTLAEEGAPSFYTGSLSDRVAGVPGLDAGTLEGYEVQVSAPAAGDLAGHILLSGAPPLPGAAIVQMAQIAEAGGIGDVDPDSAAFVDRLSQAWLVADRTVQEELGDPAFVDVPVGRITDQEANALLAADLYDGDGGVAAVADPYDSAPNTTHISVVDEDGVGVSMTNTLTSFWGSGRYLDGYFLNDQLSRFFAIGVSDANEPEAGRRSVSWSAPSMVVDDDYRPVLVVGTPGGRQIPSTTASVVLRWGLHGEPLDEAVPAGRFILSDGRLRLEEPALADDLRSLGYAVDVADPAQRSSFGSVQALAVDWEQGTVTGFADDRRSAGFVVDSP